ACTGGGAGAGGTACTCGAGCCGCCAGGATACCCGGATGAAGTTGGGTGGACTTGTGGGCACCGCGACTTACGAGTTCCACGACGCCAGCCTGGCCGAATTCTTTCTGCCGTGGCTGGTTCTCGGAGAGTACATCCATGTTGGCAAGGGGTGCACCTTCGGACTTGGGTGGCTGAACGTGACGTTTGATTCGAAGTAACCGTGCGGCAGGTGGTTCAGGTGGTGAGAGTGCAGCGTAGCGGGGCCTCGCATGTCACGCTGTCGCGGCTGATATCGCACTATCGTGATGCTGCATCGTTTCAGGCATTCTCCTCAGGCGGTACCGCTCTTGGTGACCCGGTCGTGCCAGAGTTGTACCTGGCTGCGACGCCTTTCCCGCGTGATCTATGGGAAGAGTGAAGGCCTGAACGCTGCCGGCAATCCGAGCAGCTCGCGACGGAGCTCTTCGAGAGGGGTCGAAGACTGCATGGGTGGACCAGAAGAGGGGCAGATCATCGTCTCCGAGTTCGGTGCCTTCATTGGGAAAAAGAGCGAGAGGCTCGTGATTAGGCAGGGCAAGGACGTCGTCCAACAGGTCCCGTTCCACGAGGTCCAATCGATCATAATCACGGGCCCAGGAGTCTCCATCTCCACCGACGTCATCCAGGAATGTATGGAGCACGGCATCCAGATCGATTTCCTGACGTTCTCGGGGAAACCTTACGCTAAGCTGACTTCGCCGTACCTGTCCGGAACCGTGATCACGCGTCGCGAGCAGCTCCTCGCCTACCACGAGAAGCGCGGGCTGAAGCTGGCCTGCGCCTTCATCGAAGGCAAGCTGCGGAATCAGCACGGTCTGCTTCACTACTTCGCGAGATATCGGAAGAGCGAAGATCCTGCCGCCTTCGAGGCGATCACCGAGATGGAAAGCAAGATACTCGAGATTGCGGGCGAGCTTGCAACGATCGAAGGCAACTGTGTGGACGACGTTAGAGAACAGCTCCTGTCTATCGAGGGCAGAGCCGGTGCTGTCTACTGGGAAGGCATACGGAAGCTCCTGGCCGGCAAGATCGACTTCGAGATCCGCGAGCACCGTGGTGCAAGTGATCCCTTCAATTCGCTCCTCAACTACGGGTATGGGATCCTTTATTCGACTGTATGGGGTGCCGTCGTGCTTGCGGGCCTCGAACCATTTGCCGGGTTCATCCACACCGACCGACCTGGTAAGCCGAGCCTCTGCCTCGACCTGGTCGAGGAGTTCCGTCAACGCGTTGTCGACCGCACCGTTGTGAGCCTTGTAAGCAAGGGAACTGCGATCAAGCTTCAGGACGGGATGTTGACCGTCCAAACCAGACGCAGACTCATCGGTAGCATTCAAGAGCGGCTCGAATCGCGCGAGACCTATCACGGCAAGCAGCAAAAGCTCAGGACCATTATCCAGCTTCAGGCTCGGCAGATCGCGAGTTTCCTGAGGGGTGAGACAAGCTACAAGCCGTTTATCGGGCGTTGGTAGGCGGCGACATTCTGCGCGGCCCGCAGGGGAGGGTGGACCGGCCGTGCACACTTTGGTCATTTATGATATTCCGAGCACCAAAATCCGAGGTAAGATCGCCGAGGCCTGCATGGACTACGGCCTCGACAGGATCCAGTGGAGCGCGTTTCTCGGGGACATCAACCATAACCGCCGTGAAGAACTTGAAGCCAGGCTTAGGAAGGTGCTCGGCAGGCGTGCGGGCACCATACAGCTGTTCCCAGTGTGCGAGAAGGATCTGAGCCTGCGGATCATCATTGAAGTCCGAAAGGAAGATGAAAAGAAAGACGACGGCGATGAACCCAAGAAACGGCAAAGGCGCAAGAGGAAACAAGAGGCAAAGGGATGAGGTTACACAGACAACTCGGAAGGCAGAAAGGTCAGGCACCATTCAACCGAGAGCGAGCCACCAGGGGGAGAACAGCGAGGAGGCGACTTCGCTCAATGCTGGCCGAGCTAGAGAGACCCGCACTACTTGAACTGCGCGTGACTGATGTAAAGCAGTTTGTTTACTGCCCGCGGGTCGTTTACTTCACATACCTGATGCCCATCGAGAAGAAGGTCACCCGGAAGATGGAGTACGGCAAAGAGGAGCACGTCCAACTCGATCAACTCGAGAAGCGGCGTACATTCCGCGCGTACGGGCTCACAGATGACACTGAGCGGAGGTTCCACGTTCACCTACGCTCGGAAAGGCTCGCACTCTCTGGGGTGCTCGATATGCTGCTTGTGCAGAGAGATATCTACTACCCCGTGGAGTTCAAGTACACTCGTCGCCCGCCCGAGTTGAACCATAAGTACCAACTCATGGCCTACGCCATGCTCCTTGAAGATACCATAGGCAAGCCCGTGAGGGCGGGCTTTGTGTATGTGACGGGGGACAGGAATGCCTATCACGTGGAGTTTACGCAGAACATGCGCGACTTCGTTCGCGCGACCCTCGCTTCGATCCGCGACATGATTCGGCGTGAGAGCATGCCACGGCCGACTCGGCAGAAAGGGAAATGCGTTGATTGTGAGTTCCGCCGATTCTGCAATGATCTCGCGTGAACAGGAGGTGCTCATGATGTATTTCCTGACCGATGAGGAGCGTCAGAGGCTTCTTAAGGGTATCCTCCCGAAATCGCGATCTA
The sequence above is drawn from the Bacillota bacterium genome and encodes:
- a CDS encoding CRISPR system precrRNA processing endoribonuclease RAMP protein Cas6 — encoded protein: WERYSSRQDTRMKLGGLVGTATYEFHDASLAEFFLPWLVLGEYIHVGKGCTFGLGWLNVTFDSK
- the cas1 gene encoding CRISPR-associated endonuclease Cas1; its protein translation is MGGPEEGQIIVSEFGAFIGKKSERLVIRQGKDVVQQVPFHEVQSIIITGPGVSISTDVIQECMEHGIQIDFLTFSGKPYAKLTSPYLSGTVITRREQLLAYHEKRGLKLACAFIEGKLRNQHGLLHYFARYRKSEDPAAFEAITEMESKILEIAGELATIEGNCVDDVREQLLSIEGRAGAVYWEGIRKLLAGKIDFEIREHRGASDPFNSLLNYGYGILYSTVWGAVVLAGLEPFAGFIHTDRPGKPSLCLDLVEEFRQRVVDRTVVSLVSKGTAIKLQDGMLTVQTRRRLIGSIQERLESRETYHGKQQKLRTIIQLQARQIASFLRGETSYKPFIGRW
- the cas2 gene encoding CRISPR-associated endonuclease Cas2, whose product is MHTLVIYDIPSTKIRGKIAEACMDYGLDRIQWSAFLGDINHNRREELEARLRKVLGRRAGTIQLFPVCEKDLSLRIIIEVRKEDEKKDDGDEPKKRQRRKRKQEAKG
- the cas4 gene encoding CRISPR-associated protein Cas4, which codes for MLAELERPALLELRVTDVKQFVYCPRVVYFTYLMPIEKKVTRKMEYGKEEHVQLDQLEKRRTFRAYGLTDDTERRFHVHLRSERLALSGVLDMLLVQRDIYYPVEFKYTRRPPELNHKYQLMAYAMLLEDTIGKPVRAGFVYVTGDRNAYHVEFTQNMRDFVRATLASIRDMIRRESMPRPTRQKGKCVDCEFRRFCNDLA